A window of Halostagnicola kamekurae contains these coding sequences:
- a CDS encoding conjugal transfer protein: protein MSSNTADSEYNARKIHQSLGGTTAFFQGYTIGELMLFLTVAFVTVIAATFVPSALTIPILGFGIMLTILLFLLHKVKPDYLWLTEWLVARFGWALKNKEYTHGGEDNSEVRYLTRLNRVYPHAIERTDGALVGAMKVEPANMALEDDDAWAKAVQSLSEFVNSTVDFPVKVYITSREVDQDDVVREHQHRLGDADVRSRPVLKRLLEEYVASNTNENGDVDSETTTVREYYLITSVTDTDIEQFDETGDSVLAYLAEMPILGRLFGRFQSDGLSESKRDQLKEEKLESRLSQLRRGGSSLYRCSISPVDAYDLARITKEYWTCQPEEYDDISSALGTFPVVSHGISDGVPATPDPADVVSAMDDSTATQRKTDISNEEAEDWEYSLEELDSDETVEGDNTSSVSEEDRLPDTSTMHQSVIAPSTVDWETTYAVINDETFVRTFWIEQFPEEPSDGLLERLLLETDLQTDISIHLNPFDSQSAQDMMADWISDLKINQHDSNSLRAEDLQEDIDQAKYMRSLVRANKASFYRGGVFIRLAAESQQELENQTTRLRSIIKDAPANCTLKVASRWQERGLATVSPLGRNELGRDRMSTLTNQAIGAMFPFSSNYQMMDDGIEYGYHGHNGSPIRINPWELETGHSELVVGMPGAGKTFGGILRHLRMMKRRNDTMLVLIDPVGGFRGIADALNAKTITVGGDTKLNPLEIRETPQHVLDSNDGASPLSAKKDEVSAVLENFLEARDIDLGTETGVLSYVIDEAYRQAGIVEDDVSTHTSKNSPTMQDVHRILCDIAENPDEHNIAESESARERAAQYADELAIAFQPFREGGSYENLSHHSEIDILEGDNKVVYIDLGQIEGSASGIDRQTFLMQLLLSTIYQQAKNTQRNVELAIDEAHYLFDDQANLDFLETAFRHQRHAGLRMVLLSQTAQEFYETEQAEKIIGMCPIKVFHKLPELDDSTADKIGLTREQRQYVRGADAGKEDLGYSQALVRVEEHGTYPLHVVADDFEKRVIDYEPADQAFLEQAISDEPAELLAFEEFVENEAQQNALATRLNISAETASQLLDEDLTKAEVLDAVVEQALELDTDTEEAPIQTDGGTEQRTIEPEYDS, encoded by the coding sequence ATGAGTTCGAATACAGCAGACAGCGAGTACAACGCACGAAAAATCCATCAATCGCTGGGTGGAACCACGGCATTCTTCCAGGGCTACACGATTGGCGAACTCATGCTGTTTCTCACAGTTGCGTTCGTCACCGTTATCGCAGCGACGTTCGTTCCGTCTGCCCTGACGATCCCGATCCTTGGATTCGGGATCATGCTCACGATCCTCCTCTTCTTACTTCACAAAGTCAAGCCAGATTACCTCTGGCTCACTGAGTGGCTCGTCGCCCGATTTGGCTGGGCGCTCAAAAACAAGGAGTACACGCACGGTGGGGAGGATAACAGCGAAGTCCGATATCTAACCCGTCTCAACCGTGTCTATCCACACGCGATCGAACGAACTGATGGCGCACTCGTTGGGGCGATGAAAGTCGAACCAGCGAACATGGCCCTCGAGGACGACGATGCCTGGGCAAAAGCCGTCCAATCACTCTCGGAGTTCGTGAATTCGACTGTCGACTTCCCCGTAAAGGTCTATATCACTAGCCGCGAGGTTGATCAAGACGACGTCGTTCGCGAACACCAGCACCGGCTTGGCGACGCCGACGTTCGGTCACGCCCAGTTCTCAAACGCCTTCTCGAGGAGTACGTCGCTTCCAACACGAACGAAAACGGGGATGTGGACTCTGAAACGACCACAGTTCGAGAGTATTATCTCATCACGTCAGTGACCGACACCGACATCGAGCAGTTCGACGAAACCGGAGATAGTGTTCTGGCGTACCTCGCTGAAATGCCCATTCTCGGTCGATTGTTCGGTCGGTTTCAGTCTGATGGGCTGAGCGAATCCAAACGTGACCAACTCAAAGAAGAGAAACTCGAGTCGCGACTCTCCCAGCTTCGGCGTGGTGGCTCGTCGCTCTATCGGTGTTCGATTAGCCCCGTCGACGCATACGACCTTGCACGGATCACGAAGGAGTACTGGACGTGCCAGCCAGAGGAGTACGACGATATCTCGAGCGCACTCGGGACGTTCCCAGTCGTCTCTCACGGAATCAGCGACGGTGTGCCAGCTACGCCAGATCCAGCGGATGTCGTCAGTGCGATGGACGACTCGACTGCGACCCAACGGAAGACAGACATAAGCAATGAAGAAGCTGAGGACTGGGAGTACTCCCTCGAGGAGCTCGATTCAGATGAAACTGTGGAGGGAGATAATACCTCATCAGTGTCCGAAGAAGACCGTCTTCCGGACACGTCGACGATGCACCAGTCGGTTATCGCGCCGTCGACGGTCGACTGGGAGACGACCTACGCCGTGATCAACGACGAAACGTTCGTCCGCACCTTCTGGATCGAACAGTTCCCCGAAGAACCATCGGATGGACTCCTCGAGCGATTACTCCTCGAGACTGACTTGCAGACGGATATCAGCATCCACCTCAACCCATTCGATAGCCAGTCGGCGCAGGACATGATGGCTGACTGGATTTCGGATCTGAAGATTAACCAGCACGACTCGAATAGTCTGAGAGCCGAAGACCTGCAAGAGGACATCGATCAGGCGAAGTACATGCGCTCGCTCGTTCGGGCGAACAAAGCCTCGTTCTATCGCGGCGGCGTATTCATCCGCCTCGCTGCCGAGAGCCAGCAAGAACTAGAGAATCAAACGACTCGACTACGTTCGATCATCAAAGACGCACCAGCGAACTGTACGCTCAAAGTCGCGAGTCGGTGGCAAGAACGAGGGCTCGCGACCGTCTCGCCGCTCGGACGGAACGAACTCGGTCGCGATCGAATGTCAACGCTGACGAACCAGGCTATTGGGGCGATGTTCCCCTTCTCGTCGAACTACCAGATGATGGACGACGGCATCGAATACGGCTATCACGGCCATAACGGCTCTCCCATTCGAATCAATCCCTGGGAGCTCGAGACGGGCCATAGTGAACTCGTCGTCGGGATGCCCGGGGCTGGAAAGACGTTCGGCGGGATCTTGCGCCATCTGCGGATGATGAAACGGCGCAACGATACGATGCTCGTGCTCATCGACCCCGTTGGGGGTTTTCGCGGGATCGCCGACGCGCTGAATGCGAAGACGATCACCGTGGGTGGCGATACGAAACTAAACCCACTCGAGATCCGCGAGACACCACAACACGTTCTCGACTCGAATGACGGAGCCTCGCCCCTCTCGGCGAAGAAAGACGAGGTCTCCGCCGTGCTCGAGAACTTCCTCGAGGCACGTGATATCGACCTGGGGACGGAGACGGGCGTGCTCTCGTATGTGATCGACGAAGCCTATCGACAGGCTGGCATCGTCGAAGACGACGTCTCGACGCACACGTCGAAGAACTCACCGACGATGCAGGACGTCCACCGAATCCTCTGTGATATCGCTGAGAATCCGGATGAGCACAACATTGCAGAATCCGAATCCGCTCGCGAGCGTGCTGCCCAGTACGCTGACGAACTCGCGATCGCCTTCCAGCCCTTCCGCGAGGGTGGCTCCTACGAAAACCTCTCTCACCACTCGGAGATCGATATCCTCGAGGGTGACAACAAGGTCGTCTATATTGATCTGGGTCAGATCGAGGGCAGTGCTTCAGGAATCGATCGCCAGACGTTCTTGATGCAACTGCTGTTGTCGACGATCTACCAGCAGGCGAAAAACACACAGCGGAACGTCGAACTCGCGATCGATGAAGCCCACTATCTCTTCGACGATCAGGCCAACCTCGATTTCCTCGAGACGGCATTTCGTCACCAGCGCCACGCTGGCCTTCGAATGGTATTGCTCTCGCAGACCGCTCAGGAGTTCTACGAAACTGAGCAGGCCGAGAAGATCATCGGGATGTGCCCGATCAAAGTCTTCCACAAACTGCCCGAACTCGACGACTCAACGGCAGACAAAATTGGACTCACCAGAGAACAGCGCCAGTACGTCAGAGGAGCCGACGCCGGGAAGGAAGACCTCGGCTATAGTCAGGCACTCGTTCGTGTCGAAGAACACGGAACGTATCCCCTGCACGTGGTTGCAGACGACTTCGAGAAACGCGTCATCGACTACGAACCTGCGGACCAGGCCTTCCTCGAGCAGGCGATAAGCGACGAACCTGCGGAGTTGCTTGCCTTCGAGGAGTTCGTCGAGAACGAAGCACAGCAAAACGCACTTGCGACCCGCCTCAACATCAGCGCCGAGACGGCGAGTCAACTTCTTGATGAGGATCTCACGAAAGCGGAGGTCCTCGATGCAGTCGTCGAACAGGCTCTCGAATTGGATACAGACACCGAAGAGGCGCCGATCCAGACTGACGGTGGAACTGAACAGCGAACAATCGAACCTGAATATGACAGCTAA